The Bos indicus x Bos taurus breed Angus x Brahman F1 hybrid unplaced genomic scaffold, Bos_hybrid_MaternalHap_v2.0 tig00003233_arrow_arrow_obj, whole genome shotgun sequence genome includes a window with the following:
- the LOC113888939 gene encoding EKC/KEOPS complex subunit LAGE3-like, producing MESDAHGGGASRAADEHPGAVEFAVGTARGSCSQPGGAGGQDDPDDPAGPGDAVSRGVHGGAGDLAGPRGPSAAGESGGAAAAIPHIPGPSHAPGPGGDTPPGAAVLSNRAIQFSLTVPFASYVDAGLARHFLTVRTQLRGPIRKELDVNGRMLVLRLTAEDPGLLQNSIVFCLEQLSLVMRSLQHFGGRVSRHRRGA from the exons ATGGAGTCCGACGCGCACGGTGGAGGAGCCAGCAGGGCAGCCGATGAACACCCAGGTGCCGTGGAATTTGCAGTGGGCACAGCACGTGGTAGCTGCAGCCAGCCGGGTGGTGCTGGTGGCCAGGATGACCCTGACGACCCAGCTGGCCCTGGTGATGCCGTCAGCCGTGGAGTTCATGGAGGCGCTGGTGACCTGGCTGGTCCCAGAGGCCCCAGCGCTGCAGGAGAgtcaggtggtgcagctgctgccATTCCGCACATCCCGGGGCCATCACACGCTCCAGGGCCTGGTGGAGATACTCCACCTGGAGCCGCAGTTCTGAGTAATCGAGCCATCCAGTT CAGCCTCACTGTGCCTTTCGCATCATACGTGGATGCGGGCCTTGCCCGCCACTTCCTGACTGTACGTACCCAACTGCGAGGGCCGATTCGGAAGGAGCTCGACGTTAATGGCCGCATGCTGGTTCT CCGATTGACTGCTGAAGACCCTGGCCTGCTCCAGAACTCCATCGTCTTCTGTCTGGAGCAGCTTTCCCTGGTGATGCGGTCCTTGCAGCACTTTGGGGGCCGTGTTTCTCGGCACAGAAGAGGGGCTTAA